From Pseudoalteromonas viridis, the proteins below share one genomic window:
- a CDS encoding catalase family peroxidase, with product MRLFHMIYLGMLLPASYVFSAEQVTAQQFVNLQQGNTSFAGFRRAHAKGACVTGYFEPNGQLAALSQVPIFAQGTTPFIGRFSIAGNNPTAPDLKSPVRSLAVSFNISPTQQWRIAMNTPPVMAVSNPHDFYQQIVAIKNGPQALKAFFNAHPETQDFLNWKANYTPTQSLALERYHSINAFYLENSQGEKRAVRWYFEPQGYPLGLTSDTDNALFDELSARFLKGPVKFSWVFILSEETDDENDPAVRWPEDRQRVVAGEVAIEQIDMSLNAQCQSINFDPLTLPSGVSATADPILRARSAAYAESYRRRAKEKLLEALQ from the coding sequence GTGCGTCTTTTCCATATGATCTATCTGGGCATGTTACTACCTGCCAGTTATGTTTTTTCAGCAGAGCAAGTCACAGCACAACAGTTTGTTAATTTACAGCAAGGTAATACCAGCTTTGCCGGGTTTCGCCGAGCGCATGCCAAAGGGGCTTGTGTTACGGGATATTTTGAGCCTAATGGTCAACTGGCCGCTTTAAGTCAGGTGCCGATTTTTGCTCAAGGCACAACGCCCTTTATCGGGCGCTTTTCTATCGCAGGCAACAATCCCACTGCGCCTGATCTGAAGTCACCCGTCAGGAGTCTGGCTGTCAGCTTTAATATCAGCCCAACGCAGCAATGGCGCATCGCGATGAACACGCCACCTGTGATGGCGGTGTCGAATCCGCATGATTTTTATCAGCAAATTGTCGCGATAAAAAACGGTCCGCAAGCACTCAAAGCGTTTTTTAACGCACACCCTGAGACGCAAGACTTCTTAAACTGGAAGGCGAACTACACACCAACTCAGAGCTTAGCGCTGGAGCGCTATCACAGTATCAATGCTTTCTATCTTGAAAATTCACAAGGAGAAAAACGCGCGGTGCGTTGGTATTTTGAACCCCAGGGTTATCCTTTGGGGCTGACATCGGATACCGACAATGCCCTGTTCGACGAGCTGTCAGCAAGATTTTTGAAGGGGCCCGTGAAATTCAGCTGGGTTTTTATCCTGTCAGAAGAGACTGATGATGAGAATGATCCGGCTGTGCGCTGGCCAGAGGACAGGCAACGTGTTGTTGCGGGCGAGGTAGCCATTGAGCAGATTGATATGTCACTGAATGCGCAGTGCCAGTCAATAAACTTCGATCCTTTAACTTTACCGAGTGGTGTTTCGGCAACTGCTGATCCCATATTAAGAGCCCGCTCAGCAGCTTATGCAGAATCCTACCGACGCCGGGCGAAGGAAAAGTTACTGGAGGCACTTCAATGA
- a CDS encoding cytochrome b has protein sequence MTNSKYSLALRITHWLMAVLLAFMIVSGLLMTRSLEGWQLNVLGLHKAVGFVVLGLFCLRVAFKFIHPANRASRNEPGWKNKVADIVHGLMYVMMAGIPVTGLMSQYFASRPVSIFGLFHLPVSEQTDIILYSVVRELHGLLAAALIALIVLHLGGVIYHQFIKKDNTLRRMI, from the coding sequence ATGACCAATTCAAAGTACAGTTTGGCACTTCGCATTACACATTGGCTCATGGCGGTTTTGTTAGCGTTTATGATTGTTTCCGGGCTGCTCATGACTCGGTCCTTGGAGGGGTGGCAACTCAATGTGTTGGGGTTACATAAAGCGGTTGGGTTTGTTGTACTTGGGCTTTTTTGTTTGAGAGTTGCCTTTAAGTTCATTCATCCAGCCAACCGGGCATCGCGTAACGAGCCTGGCTGGAAAAATAAGGTAGCAGACATTGTGCACGGGCTGATGTACGTGATGATGGCAGGCATTCCCGTGACAGGGCTGATGTCGCAATATTTCGCGAGCAGGCCAGTCAGTATTTTCGGGCTCTTTCATCTCCCTGTGTCTGAGCAGACCGATATCATTCTGTATTCGGTGGTCAGAGAGCTACATGGTTTGCTGGCGGCTGCATTAATTGCACTGATCGTATTACACCTTGGTGGCGTGATCTATCATCAGTTCATTAAAAAAGACAACACACTCAGGCGCATGATCTAA
- a CDS encoding DUF6746 family protein: MKTLIVLLMSAVLAFSAQADEKSIQHLKIADVTSVEDARKIFIEKTSEIRSKRDLDTAELQEIHVITYTLEKSVEFFALNLIGDKKKLAEDIAVVVENIHINSERNRKEETRKYLNQYFVMADTFIKGF, encoded by the coding sequence ATGAAAACGTTAATTGTATTGCTTATGAGCGCTGTACTTGCTTTTTCCGCCCAGGCAGATGAAAAGTCTATTCAGCACCTCAAAATCGCAGATGTGACTTCGGTTGAGGATGCGAGAAAGATCTTTATTGAAAAGACATCGGAAATTAGAAGTAAAAGAGACCTGGATACAGCTGAGCTTCAGGAGATCCATGTGATCACGTATACCCTTGAGAAGAGCGTTGAATTTTTCGCGCTTAACCTGATTGGTGACAAGAAAAAGCTGGCAGAAGACATTGCGGTTGTGGTTGAAAATATTCACATTAATTCTGAAAGAAATCGCAAAGAGGAAACGCGCAAGTATCTTAATCAGTACTTTGTGATGGCAGATACGTTTATTAAAGGTTTTTAA
- the cspE gene encoding transcription antiterminator/RNA stability regulator CspE — protein MSNKTTGSVKWFNESKGFGFITPDNGGADVFVHFRAIEGDGFKTLVEGQKVAFNSEQGAKGPQAANVTAA, from the coding sequence ATGTCTAATAAAACAACTGGTTCAGTAAAATGGTTTAACGAATCTAAAGGCTTTGGCTTTATCACACCTGACAATGGCGGCGCAGATGTGTTTGTGCACTTCAGAGCAATTGAAGGTGATGGTTTTAAAACTCTGGTCGAAGGGCAAAAAGTAGCTTTCAATTCAGAGCAAGGCGCCAAAGGCCCACAAGCTGCCAACGTCACTGCAGCTTAA
- a CDS encoding uracil-xanthine permease family protein, with the protein MSNTSFTSLKTIVSGAQMLFVAFGALVLVPLLTGLDPNVALFTAGLGTLVFQFVTRGQVPVFLASSFAFIAPIIASVQVWGIPATMGGLMAAGFAYILLSLLVRFKGADILHKILPPVVVGPVIMVIGLALAPVAVNMAMGKSGDGSVQLVAYEQAMVISLLSLVVTLVVAVTAKGIFRLIPILAGIITGYALSLFFGIVQFDAVTNASWLAVPAFVWPEFYWPAILFMVPVAIAPAIEHIGDMMAISNVTGKDYLEKPGLHRTLLGDGLATSTASLFGGPPNTTYSEVTGAVMLTRNFNPQVMTWTAVIAIVLAFVGKMGAGLQTIPIPVMGGIMTLLFGSIAVVGLNTLVKSDTDLSAPRNLSIIALILVFGIGGMQLGSTEFSLQGVSLCAILGIVLNLLLPNPKQED; encoded by the coding sequence ATGTCCAATACCTCTTTCACATCGCTTAAAACCATAGTGAGCGGTGCCCAGATGCTGTTTGTCGCCTTTGGCGCGCTGGTACTGGTGCCCTTACTAACCGGTCTGGACCCCAACGTTGCGCTATTTACCGCAGGCCTGGGCACTTTGGTGTTTCAGTTTGTGACACGTGGCCAGGTACCGGTTTTTCTGGCCTCTTCCTTTGCTTTTATCGCCCCCATCATTGCCAGCGTGCAGGTGTGGGGGATCCCCGCCACCATGGGTGGACTTATGGCTGCCGGGTTTGCCTATATTTTACTGAGCTTGCTGGTGCGCTTTAAGGGCGCTGACATCCTGCATAAAATCTTACCTCCTGTTGTTGTCGGTCCGGTGATCATGGTGATCGGCCTGGCGCTTGCTCCTGTTGCCGTTAATATGGCCATGGGCAAAAGTGGCGATGGCAGTGTGCAGCTGGTTGCCTACGAGCAGGCAATGGTCATTTCACTCTTGTCACTCGTTGTGACCTTAGTGGTGGCCGTCACCGCTAAAGGGATTTTTCGTCTCATTCCCATTCTGGCAGGGATTATCACCGGGTATGCCTTATCGCTGTTTTTCGGCATAGTGCAGTTTGATGCCGTGACCAATGCCAGCTGGCTGGCCGTTCCCGCGTTTGTCTGGCCTGAGTTTTACTGGCCTGCCATCCTGTTTATGGTGCCCGTGGCGATTGCTCCTGCCATTGAACATATAGGCGATATGATGGCGATTAGTAACGTAACCGGTAAAGATTACCTGGAAAAGCCCGGCCTACATCGCACCTTGCTGGGCGACGGCCTGGCCACCTCTACGGCCTCTTTGTTTGGTGGTCCACCCAATACCACCTACTCAGAAGTCACCGGGGCGGTAATGCTCACCCGTAACTTCAACCCTCAGGTAATGACCTGGACGGCAGTGATAGCCATCGTACTGGCCTTTGTAGGCAAGATGGGTGCTGGACTACAGACCATTCCAATCCCGGTTATGGGCGGGATTATGACTCTGTTATTCGGCTCCATTGCAGTGGTTGGTCTAAACACACTGGTGAAGTCAGACACTGACCTCAGTGCACCGCGTAACCTGAGTATCATCGCGCTGATCCTGGTGTTTGGTATTGGTGGTATGCAACTTGGCAGCACCGAGTTTAGCCTGCAAGGGGTAAGCCTGTGCGCCATTTTGGGCATTGTGCTTAATTTACTGCTACCTAATCCTAAGCAAGAAGATTAA
- the upp gene encoding uracil phosphoribosyltransferase, giving the protein MSIHVIKHPLVQHKLGLMREHGISTKSFRELCQEVGTLLTYEATKDIPLEDITIKGWQGDDLTVQHIKGKKITVVPILRAGLGMMEGVMQLIPSAKVSVVGLQRNEETLEPVPYFEKLVGNIEERMSLVIDPMLATGGSMIATIDMLKKAGCKEIKVIVLVAAPEGVDKTLEAHPDVEIFTASLDSHLNEKGYIVPGLGDAGDKIFGTV; this is encoded by the coding sequence ATGAGCATTCATGTAATCAAACACCCACTTGTACAACATAAACTTGGCCTGATGCGTGAGCATGGGATCAGCACAAAAAGCTTTCGCGAGTTATGTCAGGAAGTGGGTACCCTGCTGACCTATGAAGCAACTAAGGACATTCCATTAGAAGATATCACCATCAAGGGCTGGCAGGGAGACGACCTGACAGTACAACACATTAAAGGCAAGAAAATCACTGTTGTGCCAATCCTGCGCGCCGGGCTGGGTATGATGGAAGGCGTGATGCAGTTAATTCCAAGCGCCAAGGTCAGTGTGGTTGGCCTGCAACGCAATGAAGAAACGCTTGAGCCTGTGCCCTATTTTGAGAAGCTGGTTGGTAACATTGAAGAGCGTATGAGTCTGGTAATTGACCCTATGCTGGCGACCGGTGGCTCTATGATTGCGACCATCGACATGCTGAAAAAAGCCGGCTGTAAAGAGATCAAAGTCATTGTACTGGTTGCGGCACCTGAAGGCGTAGACAAAACCCTGGAAGCCCACCCTGACGTAGAGATTTTCACCGCTTCACTGGACAGCCACCTGAATGAGAAAGGCTACATAGTGCCAGGCCTTGGCGATGCCGGTGATAAAATCTTTGGCACAGTGTAG
- a CDS encoding DUF411 domain-containing protein — protein MSFTTNKYVLFLSACLLSLLSLSSQAQPGPLQALTVYKTPTCGCCKKWLSHLLAQGVAAQGRELASLSVLKSRHGIAPRYRSCHTALSHDGWVFEGHVPAKFIQQFLANPKADAIGLSVPAMPLGSPGMEVDERFMPYQVLLLMKDGSHQVYAQIDTYEEQF, from the coding sequence ATGTCTTTTACTACCAATAAATATGTATTATTTCTGAGCGCCTGTTTGCTCTCGCTGCTTAGCCTGAGTAGCCAGGCTCAGCCGGGCCCGTTACAGGCGTTAACTGTCTATAAAACGCCAACCTGTGGCTGCTGTAAAAAGTGGCTGTCGCATCTGTTGGCGCAAGGCGTTGCGGCGCAGGGCAGGGAGCTGGCGTCTTTAAGTGTGCTGAAATCACGTCACGGTATTGCACCGCGTTACCGCTCTTGCCATACCGCGCTCAGCCATGACGGCTGGGTATTTGAAGGGCATGTCCCGGCTAAGTTTATTCAGCAGTTTCTGGCCAACCCTAAAGCGGATGCCATTGGGCTGAGTGTGCCTGCCATGCCACTGGGTTCGCCAGGCATGGAGGTGGATGAGCGTTTTATGCCATATCAGGTCTTACTGCTGATGAAAGATGGCAGCCATCAGGTTTATGCGCAAATTGATACCTATGAGGAGCAGTTTTGA
- a CDS encoding TolC family protein, with protein sequence MSLLIPATVRCALLGAVIMATSSVQAFASLPLQQAIEQAIAQDPVLQKRHHQQQATYAQGLAAGTLPDPKVSLSMMNLPVDGWQHDREAMTQLKVGVSQQFGRGDELALKREQLQIASEEYPLLRADRVAQIRAQVTQLWLDTYLAERTIALIEQDKALFEQLVDVSKASYANVVGRTRQQDVIRAQLELVQLDDRLSVEYQKRESARAQLLAWLRGAQAHTAWPDINLPETLPQLKVAVPAILVQGKPDAERLLARLTSHPVVLAQDVRIEAAGKGVAIARQQYKPQWGVNASYGYRSDMPDGSSRADFFSLGVTLDVPLFTDNRQDQWLSSAQSNREAIKTDKLLLLRELSGQVEKEASQLRRLSERQTLYREQLLQQTHEQAEAALTAYTNDNGDFAEVVRARIAELNARVAAKQIDVDALKTVARLNYYLTTYQPGVNDE encoded by the coding sequence ATGTCGCTTTTAATTCCTGCAACAGTCCGTTGCGCGCTGCTGGGCGCAGTGATAATGGCAACCAGCTCTGTGCAGGCCTTTGCCAGTTTGCCTTTACAACAAGCCATAGAGCAGGCAATTGCTCAGGATCCTGTATTGCAAAAACGCCACCATCAGCAGCAAGCCACTTATGCGCAAGGCCTTGCCGCCGGTACGCTACCCGACCCAAAAGTGTCCTTGTCTATGATGAATCTGCCGGTGGATGGCTGGCAACACGACCGCGAGGCAATGACCCAGCTTAAGGTGGGCGTGAGCCAACAGTTTGGCCGTGGCGATGAGCTGGCACTTAAACGCGAGCAGCTACAGATTGCCAGTGAAGAATATCCATTGCTGCGCGCCGATCGGGTTGCGCAAATACGGGCACAAGTCACTCAGCTATGGCTTGATACCTATCTGGCCGAGCGTACCATTGCTTTGATTGAGCAGGACAAAGCCCTGTTTGAACAACTGGTCGATGTCAGTAAAGCCAGTTATGCCAATGTGGTCGGGCGTACCCGTCAGCAGGATGTGATCCGCGCGCAGCTGGAGTTGGTACAGCTCGATGACCGCCTCAGCGTTGAATACCAAAAACGGGAGTCTGCGCGTGCACAGCTGCTGGCCTGGCTGCGAGGCGCTCAGGCGCATACCGCTTGGCCTGATATCAATTTGCCAGAGACCTTACCTCAGCTAAAAGTGGCTGTTCCGGCTATTCTTGTACAAGGCAAGCCGGATGCAGAGCGACTACTGGCACGCCTCACCAGTCATCCGGTGGTGCTAGCGCAAGATGTACGTATTGAGGCGGCTGGCAAGGGGGTTGCGATTGCTCGTCAGCAATATAAGCCGCAGTGGGGCGTGAATGCCAGTTATGGATATCGCAGTGATATGCCAGATGGCAGCAGCCGCGCCGACTTCTTTTCGCTGGGGGTGACGCTGGATGTGCCTTTATTTACGGACAACCGTCAGGACCAATGGCTGAGCTCAGCTCAGTCAAATCGCGAAGCCATCAAAACCGATAAACTGCTGTTGCTGCGTGAGCTGTCCGGTCAGGTAGAAAAAGAGGCGAGCCAGCTAAGGCGATTGTCAGAGCGCCAGACCTTGTATCGGGAGCAGTTGTTACAACAAACGCACGAGCAGGCAGAAGCCGCACTTACCGCATACACCAATGATAACGGCGATTTTGCCGAGGTTGTACGTGCTCGCATTGCCGAGCTCAATGCCAGGGTGGCGGCCAAACAAATTGACGTCGATGCCCTTAAAACCGTTGCCAGACTGAACTATTACCTCACCACCTATCAGCCAGGAGTGAATGATGAATAA
- a CDS encoding efflux RND transporter periplasmic adaptor subunit has product MNNTLKLLLAGLSGGALSYALMTLTATPSHTADAEADSNQPLYWVAPMDSNYRRDKPGKSPMGMDLVPVYAESEEQVAGAVTISPEVVNNLGVRTAAVEVGPMHSTISTVGYVQYDEDKLVHIHPRVDGWVETLYIKAAGEPVEQGQPLYSLYSPQLVNAQEEFLIALNRNNATLIKAARERLMALQLSSDFIASLEAQRQVRQTITFYARQSGVIAELKIREGFYVNPGNTLMSIAQLDQVWVEAEVFERDTALVKAGQPVTMTLDYLPGARWKGNVDYVYPTLNETTRTLRVRLKFDNAAGQLKPNMFAQVQIQAGSKAQAMQVPSEAVIRTGKQDRVVVALGEGRFKSVAVTLGRVGLQSTEILDGLQQDDRVVTSAHFLIDSESSKSSDFKRMSADAKPTQVWMAGTVNHYEAQSDVINITHDAVPEWEWPEMTMDFQLAETLDSSALKTGQSLHFEVTKTDVGYEITTIHIMAEPTLPTATVDGHIKAIDAASRIATIHRGAIEKWGRAAATMDFVIAEDIDLSAFNVGDQVTFTFEVGDDFVVTQMQHGEQDPAMSEHAHH; this is encoded by the coding sequence ATGAATAATACGCTGAAACTATTGCTAGCTGGCTTATCAGGGGGCGCGCTGAGCTATGCCCTGATGACGCTGACCGCCACACCCTCTCACACCGCTGATGCAGAGGCCGATAGCAACCAGCCGCTCTACTGGGTAGCGCCAATGGACAGTAATTATCGCCGTGATAAACCCGGTAAGTCGCCCATGGGCATGGACCTGGTGCCTGTTTATGCCGAAAGTGAAGAACAGGTGGCGGGGGCAGTTACGATATCCCCTGAAGTGGTGAACAACCTGGGCGTGAGAACCGCTGCGGTTGAGGTGGGGCCGATGCACAGCACAATTTCGACGGTCGGTTATGTGCAATATGATGAAGACAAACTGGTGCACATTCACCCGCGCGTCGATGGCTGGGTGGAAACCCTGTACATCAAAGCGGCCGGCGAGCCGGTGGAGCAGGGGCAGCCTTTGTATTCGCTCTATTCGCCGCAGCTGGTGAATGCGCAGGAAGAATTTTTGATTGCGCTAAATCGTAACAATGCCACCCTGATCAAAGCGGCACGGGAGCGTTTAATGGCGCTGCAATTGTCGTCCGATTTTATCGCCAGTTTAGAGGCGCAGCGTCAGGTGCGTCAGACCATCACCTTCTACGCCCGTCAAAGCGGCGTGATAGCCGAGCTGAAGATCCGCGAAGGGTTTTATGTCAATCCGGGCAATACCCTAATGAGTATTGCCCAGCTGGATCAGGTCTGGGTGGAAGCCGAAGTATTCGAGCGCGATACCGCGCTGGTCAAAGCCGGCCAGCCCGTTACTATGACGCTGGATTATCTGCCCGGTGCGCGCTGGAAGGGCAATGTAGACTATGTTTATCCAACCCTCAATGAAACCACCCGGACCCTGCGGGTACGTTTGAAGTTTGACAATGCAGCAGGGCAACTGAAACCCAATATGTTTGCTCAGGTGCAAATTCAGGCCGGCAGCAAAGCACAAGCCATGCAGGTGCCGAGCGAGGCGGTGATCCGCACCGGCAAGCAGGACAGAGTGGTTGTGGCGCTGGGTGAAGGGCGCTTTAAATCTGTGGCCGTTACTTTGGGCCGGGTCGGGCTGCAAAGCACTGAGATCCTCGATGGACTGCAGCAGGACGACCGGGTCGTCACCTCGGCTCATTTCCTGATTGATTCGGAGTCCAGCAAAAGCTCTGACTTTAAGCGTATGAGTGCGGATGCAAAACCGACTCAGGTCTGGATGGCCGGTACTGTAAACCACTATGAGGCGCAATCGGATGTGATCAACATAACCCATGATGCTGTGCCCGAGTGGGAATGGCCCGAAATGACCATGGACTTTCAACTTGCCGAGACGCTCGACAGCAGTGCGCTAAAAACCGGCCAGTCGCTGCATTTTGAGGTTACCAAAACGGATGTCGGGTATGAAATCACCACCATTCATATTATGGCAGAACCGACCTTGCCAACGGCGACCGTGGACGGCCACATCAAAGCAATAGATGCCGCCTCTCGTATCGCCACCATCCATCGCGGTGCCATTGAAAAATGGGGCCGGGCAGCGGCCACCATGGACTTTGTGATAGCCGAAGACATCGACCTGAGTGCGTTTAATGTTGGCGATCAGGTAACCTTTACCTTCGAGGTGGGGGATGACTTTGTTGTGACCCAGATGCAGCACGGCGAGCAAGACCCAGCCATGTCTGAACATGCGCATCATTAA
- a CDS encoding efflux RND transporter permease subunit — translation MIAAIITWSLHNRVLVLLSTLMLVAGGLFALKQTPVDAIPDLSDVQVIVKTSYPGQSPQVVQDQVTFPLTTAMLSVPGATTVRGYSFYGDSYVYVIFDDDTDLYWARSRVLEYLSQAANLLPPTAKPELGPDATGVGWVYIYALTDRSGKHDISQLRSLQDWFLKYELQTVPGVSEVASVGGMVKQYQVQVDPDKLRAYNLPLSHIQQALQRGNQETGASVIEMAEAEYMVTATGYIRSVTDIAQIPLGLNAQGTALTLGDVAQITIGPQMRRGIAELNGEGEVVGGVVVMRFGENAQQTIAGVKARLDELKASLPEGVEVVTVYDRSQLIERAVDNLWQKLLEELLVVAVICAAFLFHLRSSLVAVITLPLGILVAFIVMYFQGINANIMSLGGIAIAIGAMTDGAIVMIENLHKHMEKTPLTDDNRWQVVAKAATEVGPALFFSLLIITVSFLPVFILEAQEGRMFAPLAYTKTYAMAAAAGLAITLVPVLMGYFIRGKVTPERKNPLNRLLVAAYMPLLRQVMRFPKTTLLAAVALTVVGFYPLNKIGSEFIPPLDEGDLMYMPTTYPGISIGKARELLQQTDKLIATVPEVENVFGKVGRAESATDPAPLTMIETFIQLKPRSEWREGMTTDKLKAELDRLVKLPGVSNAWVMPIKTRIDMLATGIKTPVGVKIAGPDLAVIESLGQRLETILSKVPGTASVYSERVAGGRYIKVDIRREQASRFGLNIADVQQVVATAIGGMNVTQTIEGQERYPVNLRYPQDYRSSPEQLARLPIVTPTGQRIALGDVANVYVESGAPGIKSENARINGWTFVDIDGVDLGSYVEQARSVVAEELELPAGYSLNWAGQYEYMLRAQEKLSYVLPLTLAIIMLLLYLNFRRFGEVALILLTLPMATVGGLWLMYLQGFNFSVAVGVGFIALAGVAVEIGVLMLVYLEQAFKDLQSEARARQVAVSESQYIDALLHGAALRVRPVMMTVATIIIGLLPILYGTGTGSEIMSRIAAPMVGGMLSALVLALLVLPVCYSLMKKPALQRFNAQIQQTL, via the coding sequence ATGATAGCAGCAATCATAACCTGGTCTTTGCACAATCGCGTACTGGTCCTGCTGAGCACGCTGATGCTGGTGGCGGGCGGCCTGTTTGCACTGAAGCAAACGCCGGTCGATGCCATTCCGGATCTATCGGATGTCCAGGTCATAGTCAAAACCAGTTATCCGGGCCAGTCGCCGCAGGTGGTTCAGGATCAGGTCACCTTTCCCCTGACCACCGCCATGTTGTCGGTCCCAGGGGCAACCACAGTGCGGGGTTACTCCTTCTATGGTGACTCCTATGTGTATGTGATCTTTGATGACGACACAGACCTTTACTGGGCACGCAGCCGGGTACTGGAGTATCTTAGCCAGGCGGCCAACTTACTGCCACCGACTGCCAAACCAGAACTTGGACCGGATGCCACCGGGGTGGGCTGGGTGTACATTTATGCCCTGACGGATCGCTCGGGTAAGCACGACATCAGCCAGTTACGTAGTCTTCAGGACTGGTTCTTAAAATACGAGTTACAGACGGTACCCGGGGTCTCCGAAGTGGCTTCTGTAGGCGGCATGGTTAAGCAATATCAGGTGCAGGTTGACCCGGATAAACTGCGCGCCTATAACCTGCCCCTGAGTCATATTCAGCAGGCGCTGCAACGGGGTAACCAGGAAACCGGCGCATCAGTCATCGAGATGGCTGAGGCCGAGTACATGGTGACGGCCACCGGATATATTCGTTCGGTCACCGACATTGCCCAGATCCCACTGGGCCTCAATGCACAGGGTACCGCACTGACCTTAGGTGATGTCGCGCAAATAACCATAGGCCCGCAAATGCGACGCGGCATTGCCGAGCTTAATGGCGAAGGTGAAGTGGTTGGCGGCGTGGTGGTCATGCGCTTTGGTGAAAATGCGCAGCAGACCATAGCCGGTGTGAAAGCCCGGCTGGATGAGTTGAAGGCATCCTTACCTGAAGGGGTTGAGGTGGTCACTGTGTATGACCGCAGCCAGCTGATTGAGCGGGCGGTTGATAACCTGTGGCAAAAGCTGCTTGAAGAGCTTTTGGTAGTGGCCGTGATCTGTGCCGCCTTTTTATTCCATTTGCGCTCCTCGCTGGTGGCGGTGATCACTTTGCCGCTGGGGATCCTGGTGGCCTTTATTGTCATGTATTTTCAGGGGATCAACGCCAACATCATGTCGCTTGGCGGGATTGCCATCGCCATCGGTGCGATGACCGATGGGGCAATCGTGATGATAGAAAACCTCCACAAGCACATGGAAAAGACCCCGCTGACCGATGACAACCGCTGGCAGGTTGTGGCAAAAGCCGCCACGGAAGTGGGACCCGCCTTGTTCTTTAGCTTGCTGATCATCACAGTATCATTCCTGCCAGTGTTTATTCTCGAAGCACAGGAAGGGCGCATGTTTGCGCCGCTGGCATACACCAAAACCTATGCCATGGCGGCTGCTGCCGGACTGGCAATTACCCTGGTCCCAGTGCTGATGGGCTACTTTATTCGCGGCAAAGTCACGCCGGAGCGCAAGAACCCGCTCAACCGGCTGCTGGTAGCTGCTTATATGCCACTGCTGCGACAGGTGATGCGTTTCCCTAAGACCACGCTTCTGGCAGCGGTCGCGCTGACTGTGGTGGGCTTTTATCCGCTCAATAAAATCGGCAGCGAATTTATTCCACCACTGGATGAAGGCGACCTGATGTATATGCCCACCACTTATCCGGGGATTTCCATCGGTAAAGCGCGTGAGCTGTTACAGCAAACCGACAAACTGATTGCCACAGTACCCGAGGTAGAGAATGTATTTGGCAAAGTCGGCCGTGCCGAATCCGCCACCGATCCCGCGCCGCTGACCATGATTGAAACCTTTATTCAGCTTAAACCACGCAGCGAATGGCGTGAGGGAATGACCACAGATAAGCTCAAAGCGGAACTGGACCGTCTGGTGAAACTACCGGGTGTCAGTAATGCCTGGGTGATGCCCATCAAAACCCGTATCGACATGCTCGCGACGGGGATCAAAACGCCGGTTGGGGTTAAGATTGCAGGCCCGGATCTGGCCGTTATCGAATCGCTTGGCCAGCGCCTTGAAACCATTCTCAGCAAGGTACCGGGCACGGCGTCTGTGTATTCCGAGCGGGTTGCGGGCGGGCGTTATATTAAAGTGGATATTCGCCGCGAGCAGGCCAGTCGCTTCGGGCTGAACATTGCCGATGTGCAGCAGGTGGTGGCCACAGCGATTGGTGGTATGAATGTCACCCAAACCATAGAGGGGCAGGAGCGCTACCCGGTCAATTTACGTTATCCGCAGGATTATCGTAGCTCGCCCGAGCAGCTGGCACGGTTGCCAATCGTGACGCCTACTGGTCAGCGTATTGCACTTGGGGATGTGGCCAATGTGTACGTGGAAAGTGGTGCGCCGGGGATCAAAAGTGAGAACGCCCGCATCAATGGCTGGACCTTTGTCGACATAGACGGCGTAGACCTGGGCAGTTATGTTGAGCAGGCGCGCAGTGTGGTCGCCGAAGAGCTGGAATTACCCGCGGGGTACTCATTAAACTGGGCGGGTCAGTATGAATATATGCTCCGGGCCCAGGAAAAGCTCAGTTATGTACTGCCGCTGACTTTGGCAATCATCATGTTGCTGTTATATCTTAACTTCCGCCGGTTTGGTGAAGTGGCGCTGATCCTGCTGACCCTGCCTATGGCCACCGTGGGCGGTCTGTGGTTGATGTATCTGCAAGGCTTTAACTTCTCTGTCGCGGTGGGGGTTGGTTTTATTGCGCTGGCCGGTGTGGCGGTTGAGATTGGTGTACTCATGCTGGTGTATCTGGAGCAGGCGTTTAAAGACCTGCAAAGCGAGGCCAGAGCAAGGCAGGTTGCTGTGAGCGAATCGCAATACATTGATGCTTTGCTGCATGGTGCCGCACTGCGAGTGCGGCCGGTGATGATGACCGTCGCGACTATCATCATTGGTTTGCTGCCCATTTTGTATGGCACAGGCACTGGCTCTGAAATCATGAGCCGGATTGCCGCGCCTATGGTAGGGGGTATGCTCAGCGCGCTGGTGTTAGCACTATTGGTATTGCCGGTGTGTTATAGCCTGATGAAAAAGCCCGCGCTGCAACGCTTTAACGCGCAAATACAGCAGACTCTGTAA